The following are from one region of the Shinella sp. PSBB067 genome:
- the clpB gene encoding ATP-dependent chaperone ClpB has product MNIEKYSERVRGFLQSAQTKALADGNPQFTPEHVLKVLLDDEQGMATSLIERAGGNAREARIANDAALAKLPKVSGGNGQVYLAQPLAKVFSTAEEAAKKAGDSFVTVERLLLALAIEKSAATSEILAKAGVTPTSLNQVINDIRKGRTADTASAEQGFDSLKKFARDLTADAREGRLDPVIGRDDEIRRTIQVLSRRTKNNPVLIGEPGVGKTAIAEGLALRIVNGDVPESLKDKKLMALDMGALIAGAKYRGEFEERLKAVLAEVQAEDGEIILFIDEMHTLVGAGKADGAMDASNLLKPALARGELHCVGATTLDEYRKHVEKDAALARRFQPVMVEEPTVEDTISILRGLKEKYEQHHKVRISDSALVAAATLSNRYITDRFLPDKAIDLMDEAASRLRMQVDSKPEELDELDRRIIQLKIEREALKKETDRSSQDRLEKLEIDLAALEEEADALTARWQAEKSKLGRAADLKRQLDELRNELAIAQRKGEFQRAGELAYGIIPKLEKELEEAEGRDVGDVDPMVQEVVTPDNIAHVVSRWTGIPVDKMLEGERDKLLRMEDELGKWVVGQGDAVQAVSRAVRRARAGLQDPNRPIGSFIFLGPTGVGKTELTKALARFLFDDETAIQRMDMSEYMEKHSVARLIGAPPGYVGYEEGGALTESVRRRPYQVVLFDEIEKAHPDVFNVLLQVLDDGRLTDGQGRTVDFRNTMIIMTSNLGAEYLTALGENEDSDVARDQVMDVVKTAFRPEFLNRIDEIILFHRLKRSEMGAIVDIQLERLRKLLVDRKIVLDLDEEAVHWLAEKGYDPVYGARPLKRAIQKHLQDPLAEKILAGEIPDGSTVKVTAGSDRLLFSPRNAAASKAA; this is encoded by the coding sequence ATGAATATCGAAAAATACTCCGAGCGCGTTCGCGGATTCCTGCAATCCGCCCAGACCAAGGCGCTTGCGGACGGCAATCCGCAGTTCACGCCCGAACACGTTCTGAAGGTCCTGCTCGATGACGAGCAGGGCATGGCGACTTCGCTGATCGAGCGGGCCGGCGGCAATGCGCGCGAGGCGCGGATCGCCAACGACGCCGCGCTTGCCAAGCTGCCGAAGGTTTCCGGCGGCAACGGGCAGGTCTATCTCGCCCAGCCGCTCGCAAAAGTCTTCTCCACCGCGGAAGAAGCCGCCAAGAAGGCCGGTGACAGCTTCGTCACCGTCGAACGCCTGCTGCTGGCGCTCGCCATCGAGAAGTCCGCCGCGACCTCCGAGATCCTCGCCAAGGCCGGCGTGACGCCGACGTCGCTCAACCAGGTGATCAACGACATCCGCAAGGGCCGCACCGCCGATACGGCGAGCGCCGAGCAGGGCTTCGATTCGCTGAAGAAATTCGCCCGCGACCTCACCGCCGATGCGCGGGAAGGCCGGCTCGACCCGGTGATCGGCCGCGACGACGAAATCCGCCGCACGATCCAGGTCCTGTCGCGCCGTACCAAGAACAACCCCGTCCTCATCGGCGAGCCGGGCGTCGGCAAGACCGCCATCGCCGAGGGCCTTGCGTTGCGCATCGTCAATGGCGACGTGCCGGAAAGCCTGAAGGACAAGAAGCTGATGGCGCTTGATATGGGCGCGCTGATCGCCGGTGCGAAATATCGCGGCGAGTTCGAGGAACGCCTGAAGGCCGTGCTTGCCGAAGTGCAGGCGGAAGACGGCGAGATCATCCTGTTCATCGACGAGATGCACACGCTGGTCGGCGCCGGCAAGGCGGACGGGGCGATGGACGCTTCCAACCTGCTGAAGCCCGCGCTTGCCCGGGGTGAACTGCACTGCGTCGGCGCGACCACGCTCGACGAGTACCGCAAGCATGTCGAGAAGGACGCCGCCCTTGCCCGAAGGTTCCAGCCCGTCATGGTCGAGGAGCCGACCGTCGAGGACACGATCTCGATCCTGCGCGGCCTCAAGGAAAAGTACGAGCAGCACCACAAGGTCCGCATCTCCGATTCGGCCCTGGTCGCCGCCGCGACGCTTTCCAACCGCTACATCACGGATCGCTTCCTGCCGGACAAGGCGATCGACCTGATGGACGAAGCCGCCTCGCGGCTGCGCATGCAGGTCGATTCCAAGCCGGAAGAGCTCGACGAGCTCGACCGCCGCATCATCCAGCTCAAGATCGAGCGCGAGGCCCTGAAGAAGGAGACCGACCGCTCGTCGCAGGACCGGCTCGAAAAGCTCGAGATCGACCTTGCCGCGCTGGAAGAGGAAGCCGATGCGCTGACTGCGCGCTGGCAGGCGGAAAAGTCCAAGCTCGGCCGCGCCGCGGACCTCAAGCGCCAGCTCGACGAGCTGCGCAACGAACTGGCCATTGCCCAGCGCAAGGGTGAGTTCCAGCGCGCCGGCGAACTTGCCTACGGCATCATCCCGAAGCTCGAAAAGGAGCTGGAGGAGGCCGAGGGCCGCGACGTCGGCGACGTCGATCCGATGGTGCAGGAGGTCGTGACCCCCGACAACATCGCCCATGTGGTCTCCCGCTGGACGGGCATCCCCGTGGACAAGATGCTGGAAGGCGAGCGCGACAAGCTCCTGCGCATGGAGGACGAACTCGGCAAGTGGGTCGTCGGCCAGGGCGATGCCGTACAGGCGGTCTCCCGCGCCGTCCGCCGTGCCCGCGCCGGCCTGCAGGATCCGAACCGGCCGATCGGCTCGTTCATCTTCCTCGGTCCGACCGGCGTCGGCAAGACGGAGCTGACCAAGGCGCTCGCCCGCTTCCTGTTCGACGACGAGACGGCGATCCAGCGCATGGACATGTCGGAATATATGGAGAAGCATTCCGTTGCCCGGCTGATCGGCGCGCCTCCCGGCTATGTCGGCTATGAGGAAGGCGGTGCGCTCACCGAATCCGTCCGCCGCCGGCCCTATCAGGTCGTGCTGTTCGACGAGATCGAGAAGGCGCATCCGGATGTCTTCAACGTGCTGCTGCAGGTCCTCGACGACGGCCGCCTGACCGATGGCCAGGGCCGCACCGTGGACTTCCGCAACACGATGATCATCATGACCTCGAACCTCGGCGCCGAATACCTGACGGCGCTCGGCGAGAACGAGGACAGCGATGTCGCGCGCGACCAGGTGATGGATGTCGTGAAGACGGCGTTCCGGCCGGAATTCCTGAACCGGATCGACGAGATCATCCTGTTCCATCGCCTGAAGCGGTCGGAAATGGGCGCTATCGTCGATATCCAGCTGGAGCGCCTGCGCAAGCTGCTGGTGGATCGCAAGATCGTCCTCGACCTCGACGAGGAGGCCGTGCACTGGCTGGCCGAGAAGGGCTACGATCCGGTCTACGGCGCACGTCCCCTGAAGCGGGCGATCCAGAAGCACCTCCAGGATCCGCTGGCGGAAAAGATCCTCGCCGGGGAGATCCCGGATGGTTCGACCGTCAAGGTGACCGCCGGTTCCGACCGGCTGCTCTTCTCGCCGCGCAACGCGGCGGCAAGCAAGGCCGCCTGA
- a CDS encoding DUF4167 domain-containing protein yields MRPGQQNKRGRGRNNNNNNNNNSNNSHRKGGNPLTRTYDSSGPDVKIRGTAQHIAEKYAALARDAQSAGDRVMAENYLQHAEHYNRIIAAAQAQMQERFPREERSDNSDRGDFNDRDGFDRDPDEIDSTPVEDQAPAAAAPVEQPVVVDGSGPQPVIEGTPAEVALEEEAAAPAGGRAPRRRNAARPRRPRRGEGQAGEGDGQPSGDDAPALEAASE; encoded by the coding sequence ATGAGGCCAGGACAGCAAAACAAGCGCGGCCGCGGGCGTAACAATAACAATAATAACAACAACAATAGCAACAACAGCCACCGCAAGGGCGGCAATCCCCTCACGCGGACCTATGACAGCTCGGGTCCGGACGTGAAGATCAGGGGCACGGCCCAGCATATCGCCGAGAAGTACGCAGCGCTTGCCCGCGACGCCCAGAGCGCCGGCGACCGCGTCATGGCGGAAAACTATCTTCAGCACGCCGAGCACTACAACCGCATCATTGCCGCCGCCCAGGCGCAGATGCAGGAACGCTTCCCGCGTGAAGAGCGCTCCGACAATTCCGACCGCGGCGACTTCAACGATCGCGACGGTTTCGACCGCGATCCCGACGAGATCGATTCGACGCCCGTCGAGGACCAGGCACCGGCTGCCGCCGCGCCCGTCGAGCAGCCCGTCGTCGTCGACGGTTCCGGCCCGCAGCCGGTGATCGAAGGCACCCCGGCGGAAGTCGCGCTCGAAGAGGAAGCCGCAGCACCGGCCGGTGGCCGTGCGCCGCGTCGCCGCAACGCTGCCCGCCCGCGCCGTCCGCGTCGCGGCGAAGGCCAGGCGGGCGAGGGAGACGGCCAGCCTTCGGGCGATGACGCCCCCGCGCTCGAAGCCGCTTCGGAATAG